The genomic DNA TTTCATCATTAACATAGGATATAtgtaaattcataaataaatttcacttcATGCTAGAATAAATTTAGTTAACTAATACAAGTTACAATTATACCGCCAAATTGATCTCACCTTTAATTGAACTGGATGCtacaattttcttattttcttcatttacaTACATCTAAAACAGCGTGTTTGTTGTATGTCAAACGTATTTCACACGATTATATTTACTTTCACagcgaaatatttcaatcgaAACATTCTGACGTGTAGTTAGAAACaacttaaatattttcttttttatttcaaagttGATTTAAAGTTTCAACTATTACACTTACTGTATGTAAGTTTGACTGTGGATTTGTGTATAATCCGTTACGTGTAACAATCGCAACTAACTAATGCATGAATACATAATGTCGTAACtatattgtatttttcaacATCTTATTGTTGGGTTTTTAATCAAATAAGCACTGCTAACATAAACAATGTTTTATAGACAAATAGAAACGTAGGTATGCTAACTCGAAGACAGTTAGTAGTAAACTGCATCGCTAAGAAAATCAGTATCGTCATTGCGAATGTTAACATTGAAGGTGTTCAATTTGGATCCCGATGGCAGATGCCCAAATCTAAAAAGGGTTGAATGTCAAGCTCGTATTAGGCATTGCAAATCTATACCTGTCTTCGatgaattaattgtaattcGGTAACTTTCATAGAAGaatggaaaatttaatatttttttattacagattATCACCATATTAACTTTGTAATTAAGAATAGAATTACAACAAATGACAACTATTATATTCCTTCCTTTTATTATCGCGAAAAAGACATCAATATCTTTGATATTTCACTATCTACCACgcataaattatagatttaaaCAGAGGTATAGAAATAAAGATATTTCCAATTTtcatgtaaattattttaatattttctataagcacattttaattataaaatatttcaatactgTCTGCTACAAGTAcaattttcacaatttcaTTCACAGTATagcaataataaaatctaacTACACTTTGCTGTAAGCAAATAATTCTTTCAGATTGTTATACCCAGTTTAGTTCCTCCAAACACTGTCCTCTTACTCATTTTGAACATTTCTATCTCTGTGTCTGTTTCCCTGTAATATTGGAGATACATATCTTAGAAATAGTGATACTTAGAAATACTTCCTATTGCAATAACAATTGAAATTCATGAATACTTACATGATTAGAAAGACGCTGTCTGTTTTTAGATAATTCATCCTCGTTTACGTTTTTCACGTCATTCGCAAAATaagataaattattttgtGAGTTCAAATTGTTAtcatttttatgaatattattactatataaaACTGTTTGTTCCTGGTCACTTGGAGCTACAGTTACTACATCGGTAGAAATATCAACAGTTTTAGCAGTCCTCCATACTTGGAGCAATGTTTCGGAATTGTAAAATGGATATAAGGTATAAACAAGTGGCAATGGTTGTTGGTCAGAGTATTCGTAACTGTTAATTTCACTTGATACTTGACaagcaaaaataattaaacttgATATTACCTATACAGAAAAAATGTAGTAATCAGTAATATAGgaagaaaatcaattttcctATAAATTATAACTTACCATCAGTGGAAGATGCATTTTGCTTCTGTATTCCTGTACTATTGCTTCCTAAGAAATGTCTGAGGCTACAATAGCTCTGTAATACCTTTAAATACCCAAGAATGAACTTCTACCAATAGATTATGTGTATTCAATTTCAAGGTTTGAACGTCTAATACTTCTTAGGATTATACCATAAGAATCCATTTAgtgataaattaaattcttcacagatcattaaataataaagagAGCAGATTATAAACATAATtctgaatattatttatataatatataaatattcttttattatttaacgtatacacaaaaaatttataattacaaatactTTATCTTTCAACTGTCTCTATGGGTATTACATTGCAGCCTAAAAGGCCGTTACCAACCCAAGGACGCGGAATTAAAGCCAAGACTATAATATTAGATCCACGTTTAATTTTCACATTGATTGTTTTATATCTGCTGTTTTGTACCAAGGTACCAATATCTTTTAATGATCTAAAATTTCGACAATCGATAGAACCAAATTCTATTATCAGGTCTTCAACTTGAATTCcctgtaaaaatttcattatcaaTTTGTATAATCATCCGTGGTTCTTCAAATGatataacaatttaaaatatatttctcaCCGCCATCTCTGCTGGAGAACCTGCAGATACCAGGTTTACTCTCAGGAAAGGTTCAGTTGATGCGCATTCTTGAATGTAACTTGTACTTGGAGTAGAATAACTTTCCACTTGATTTCCTGCCAGACGATGCACTTTGTGCAAACCCTCTTCTATTTTTCTCATCAAGGCTTTATGATCATTTCTGAGACCTAATCACTTAAAAATGTACTAATAAGTTCaagttattcaaattttaaccCAACAAAATTGCGTAATAATTAAACGCACATATTATCTTATGCCTCGTATGTCTGACTTGGTAAACATCAATATCGGTTCGTGGATACCCTTCAGAGTCCACCAGTTGATCATCCATGCCGACATGATTctgcaattttttatattatcaaaaattttaacggaatacattatatgtatatacatatattatcgATAGTATGATTAAACATTCTATACAAATCAaagatatacatattaatgtACGTACAGAAtctaaaatttctttcaaatccTTCAAATCTGATTCAattttatctttatctttCATAAGTTGGAGGACATAATCCTTTGCTTCCTGTAACTCCATGTCGACCACCATTTTCGTTTACTTACACCACTGCTTACACTGACACCTACATCATTTATCAGGAACGTATATACTACGTAGGCGACTTGCCTCGGAAGTTATCAATacaattacaaaaaattataatataattatacttttaatattttttacaaattttatgtTAAGATTTAATGAtcgtatacatatgtatatacatataataaatcCTTGCTACCAAATGCTACATACATTACACATATCTTTACGTAGATATTCACATTTGTAGTTTTAAGAATAAAGCTTTTAAATAACGCGCTTCGTATACAACTGTTTCTTTTCCTTGAGGAGTTACGGAAAGCATATCCTGCATATCAAAAGGCTG from Osmia bicornis bicornis chromosome 15, iOsmBic2.1, whole genome shotgun sequence includes the following:
- the LOC114873012 gene encoding 26S proteasome non-ATPase regulatory subunit 9, with amino-acid sequence MVVDMELQEAKDYVLQLMKDKDKIESDLKDLKEILDSNHVGMDDQLVDSEGYPRTDIDVYQVRHTRHKIICLRNDHKALMRKIEEGLHKVHRLAGNQVESYSTPSTSYIQECASTEPFLRVNLVSAGSPAEMAGIQVEDLIIEFGSIDCRNFRSLKDIGTLVQNSRYKTINVKIKRGSNIIVLALIPRPWVGNGLLGCNVIPIETVER